The following DNA comes from Streptococcus pasteurianus.
AAATCATACCAAGTTGTATCTTCGGCAGCATCATTTGACAAATGATAATAACCAAACTCTTTTTGATTTTCTGTCAAATAAGTCATAAATTCAGCTAAAGTACGAGTCCATGTTGGACGACCATGTTGGTCATTGACAACAGTTAATGTATCATGTGTTTTGGCAAGGTTTTGCATTGTGAAAACAAAGTTCTTACCATAATTACCAAATACCCAAGCTGTACGGATGATGTAGAATCTATCAGTGTATTTTTCAACAGCTTCTTCACCAAGACGTTTTGTACGTCCGTATTCTGTTTGAGGGTCTGGTGTATCATCAACTTCCCATTCTTGACCAACTGGTTTCTTTCCGTCAAAAACGTAGTCAGTTGAAATGTAAACAAGAGTTGCACCATATTTAGCAGCTGCTTTGGCAACAATTTCTGTACCTGTTACGTTGATAGCATAGTCAAGTTCTTTACCTTCATCTTCGGCAGCATCAACGGCTGTATAAGCCGCGCAATGGTAAACAAGTGTGGGTTTTACTTGCGCAAATACTTCATCAACTTTTTCAGCGTTTGTGATGTCCATTTCCGCAACATCAACCGCCACGTACTCTTCACCACGTTCATCTAATAAATAGCGTAATTCTGTTCCTAATTGCCCATTGGCACCTGTAACTAAAATCATGTTAGAACTCCTTTAAATTCATTCCCTAATATTTTACACTATTTTTTCAGAAAAAGCACTAGAAAAAGAGGATAGCTTCACTCCTCCTTAATTATATTTTTCTTTTTCAGAATCATGTTTTCCACACGAAATAGCTGTTTGCTCTTTCATTTTAAGAACATTATTAAAGTTTGTATTACTAGGCATATTTTCGATATGATACCAATAAACATCCGAATTTCCACTAATTCATATTCAATAAAAAATTATATTTATTTATAAAAAAGACCAACAATCTAACGATTGCCGGTCTTTTACTGTTTGTTAATAGTTATCTAATCCCTAAAGCAATGCGAGCGTAGCGGCTCATCTTATCTACCGTCCAAGCTGGGTACCAAACCAACTTCACTTCGGTATTTGTTACCTCTGGAATTTCACGCATCACATCATGAATTTGATCTGTAAGAAGGTCAGCGAGTGGACACCCCATTGTCGTCAATGTCATATCAATTTCAGTATGACCATTTTGCTCAAAACGTATTTCATAAACAAGACCTAGATTGACAATATCAATGCCCAATTCTGGGTCAATAACCATTTCCAAAGCTTCAAGAATACGGTCTTTAATTTTTGCTACTTCTTCTTCAGTATATTTTTGTCCTGACACAAGCGAACCTCACAATTAATAATTAATCTTCGATAAAATCACGGAGTTGTTTACTACGGCTTGGGTGGCGTAGTTTACGAAGAGCTTTGGCTTCAATTTGACGAATACGTTCACGCGTCACATTGAAAACTTTACCAACATCTTCTAATGTACGCATTTTACCATCATCAAGACCAAAACGCAAACGTAAAACATTCTCTTCACGGTCTGTCAACGTATCCAAAACTTCGTCCAATTGTTCACGAAGCACGACACGAGTTGTGTAATCTACTGGATTTTCAATAACTTCATCTTCAATGAAATCACCAAGATGACTGTCATCTTCTTCACCAATTGGTGTTTCCAATGAAACAGGTTCTTGAGCAATTTTCAAAATTTCACGAACTTTGTCAGGTGTCATATCCATACGCTCCGCAATTTGTTCAGGTGTTGGGTCTTGACCAAGTTCTTGAAGGAGATTACGTTGTTCACGAACAAGTTTATTAATAGTTTCAACCATGTGAACAGGAATACGAATCGTACGAGCTTGGTCAGCAATAGCACGTGTGATAGCCTGACGAATCCACCATGTTGCATAGGTCGAGAATTTGAATCCTTTTGAGTAGTCAAATTTATCAACAGCTTTCATCAATCCCATGTTTCCTTCTTGAATAAGGTCAAGAAATTGCATACCCCGCCCAACGTAACGTTTTGCAATTGAAACAACCAAACGCAAGTTAGCTTCAGCCAAACGTTGTTTTGCTTGAAGGTCACCAGTAGCAACGGCAACAGCCAATTCTTTTTCTTCCTCGCTAGTGAGCAATGGCACAACACCAATTTCTTTGAGGTACATACGAACTGGATCATTAACCTTGGCGGAATTACTACCAAGCAATTCTTCGTCTGTCAATTCTTCTGGTTTTGGTTCTTCAACGATGTATTTTGTTGATGGATTTCCTTCTTTGTCCGTAATTGAAATACCACCATCTGTCAAACGTTCCAAAAGGTCATCTATTTGATCGGCATCTAATGAAAATGGAATAACTAATTTTTCAGTTACTTCATCATCGACGGCAGTGCCGTTCTTTTTGTGATTACGAATAAATTCTGCAACTTGAACATTAAAGGTTGTAATTTCTTTTTCTTTTGCCATATTTTCCTCTATTCCATATTTCTTTTTTGGGCAATGAGATTTTCCAAAGCCGCTAAAGCTGCATCGACATCTCCAAGATTGCTAGACTCACGAATGAGTTTACTTTGCTTTTGCAAATCTCTTTCTTGAAGAAGCTGATCACGCTTGTCAATAATTTCCTCTATTTCATTATTCGCAATTTCGTCTGGTAAATTTTCCTCCAACACGCGATAATACATCTGGCACGTTTGGTCATCAAGTTGCGCCAAATCATAGGAATTCACCTCACCTTGCTGCACTAATAAATCATACAAAGCTTGCAACTCTTGGGTATCAAAGATAAATTCGCCACGATTTCTAAATTCATTGAGGAGATAATCGTGTGTCAAAAGTCGGTGCATTAACTGACTTTCTGCTTTGATAATTGCAGATATATTCTTAGACATAGGTAATTCTACAACAGTCGCTCGTTGCTTAACTACTTCTGCTTGCATATTTGAGCGATTTTGCAGACGTTCACTATTTACCGATTGCTCGACTTGATAGTAATCAAAGTCAGGCAATAAATCAGCGACCATATTAATATACGAATTTTGTGCTGTAATTGACGGCGATTGCGCAATAATTTTTGAAATTTGCTCGACATAAGCAATCTCAGCTTGGAGATTATCGTTATTTTCAGGTTTCAAATAATGAATAAAAAATTCTGTACTACTTATCCTGTTATTCTCAAGCAAATTTGCCAAAGCTTGTGGTGAATTTTTTTTGATAAATTCATCAGGATCCATTTGCTCAGGAACACGCACAATCTCAACATTAAAGTCTTTTAGAAGTTCCAAAGACTTGGCAATCGCATTTTGACCAGCGTTATCACCATCATAAGTCAAAATCACTTTTTTGGTGTAACGCTTCAGATGTCTAACATGATCTGGGGTCAATGCCGTTCCCATAGAAGCGACAGCATTTTCAATACCAGCACGGTAGGCAGCAATAACGTCCATAAAACCTTCCATCAAATAGACTTCATGTTTTTTCGACATTACTGGACGAGCTTTATCTAAATGATAAAGTTCATACGACTTATTGAACAGCGCTGTAGAACGAGTATTCTTATACTTTGCTTGCTTATTTTCAAGGTCCTCTTTGGTCCAAATCCGTCCCGAAAATGCAACAATCTGGCCACTGTCATCGGTCAACGGAAACATAATCCGATTTTGAAAAGCATCATAAACATGATTTGTTCTTTCGGACAAATTAAAAAGACCTGAACCCATCAAAACATTCTCATCATAGCGTTTCGCTAGAGATTGATATAAAAAATCAGGTTCGTTTGGCGACAATCCAATATTAAAATAATCAATCAGCTCATCTGTCAAACCACGTTGCGCTAGATATCTTTTTGCTTCTTGCCCTTCTTTTGTTGTCTTTAAAACAGCATTGTAAAACTTAGCCGCATCTTTATGAATGTCAATCAATATCTGATTAGGACTTTGTGGCTTTGTTTGCGTCTGTTGAACATCAATTTTCAAAGAGATTCCAGCGCGCTCAGCTACCAGATGAACACTTTCTAAAAAGCTAACCTGACGATATTCTTCCAAAAACTTATAAACATCACCAGATTTTCCGCAACCAAAACAATGAAAAAATTGCTTGTCTTCTATGACATTAAAAGATGGCGTTTTTTCCTTGTGAAATGGACAAAGCCCAATATAGTTGCGACCAGCACGTGTAAGACTAACCACCTCGCCAATAACATCAACAATATTAACGCTATTTTTTATCTCGGAAATTAATTCTTTGTCAATTGCCAAAAGATCACCTCCACGCACTAACCCCATTTTAGTTTTGTATTTCATTATAACATTTTGAGCAGCATTTGTAAATCTAAAGCTCCGAATAGTTGCAATGATTTTAGAAAATCGAAATCTTTTTTCACTTTAGTTTCTTGATATTTTCATTTCAACAAAACTATTTCCAGTATAAAAAGTATTTTTACTGAAGTGCTCAAAATTAGTATTTAATGAATAAGAATATCATTTTTGAATATTTCTCTAAATAAATAATAGATTTATTCAAATTTCCAGACAAATAACTGCTTTTTGTATACTTTTTTTGATAGAATAATGCTGTTAATGTTTCATTTAGGAGGTTTTCTATGATTAAAGAACTCAAAAAGTTTTTATTCAAGGCCAATGTCCTTGACCTTGCTGTCGCTGTTGTTATTGGTGCAGCTTTCAACGCTATTGTAACATCGCTTGTTGAAGATGTTATCACTCCACTTTTTCTTAACCCTGCTTTGAAAGCTGCTGGTGTGGAAAAAATTGCAGAGCTTTCTTGGCATGGTGTTGCCTATGGTAGTTTCTTAAGCGCTATTATTAATTTTCTAATTGTTGGTACAACCCTCTTCTTCATCGTCAAAGCCGCTAAGGCTGCTTCTGATTTTGGTAAAAAATACGATGAAGTGGAAGAAGAAACTGCACCTACACAAGAAGAACTTCTTACAGAAATCCGCGATTTGTTGAAAGAAAAATAATTTTTCAATCTAGAGTAATAAAAAGAGACGCTTGGCGCCTCTTTTCTTGTATCTAAATTTAATTAGAATTTTTTACGTTTGCGAGCTGCTTCTGATTTGCGTTTACGTTTTACAGAAGGTTTTTCGTAGAATTCACGCTTACGTGATTCTTGAAGAGTCCCAGCTTTAGTCACAGAACGTTTGAAACGACGAAGTGCATCGTCAAGCGATTCGTTTTTACGTACTACTGTTTTTGACATATGTTTCACCTCCTCAAGATATTGTAACATTTACACGTTCCCTAATAGGATACCCAATTTATCAAAAAAAGTCAATCCTTACACGCATTAAAATACCATAAAAATTTTAAAAAATATTTTCGGTAAAATTTTCACCATGCTTATGATTTTTTAAGGCTTTCTCGCCATATATTAACAATTCTAAAACTTTTCTTTTTCATAATCTCCTAAAAGACGACTGCCAATGGTGGTCGTTTTTTTGGGGGGAGGGATATAAAAGAGGTTGAGACAAAAAGTTCCCACCCTCCTCTATTATTGAGTCACAATTGCAAAGCGCAGCGACTAAGTAGATTCTAACACGCTGACAAATCAGCTTTTATAACCCTCTTTTTGGATGTCAAGCTTCACTTGACTTTATCTTCCACCTCAAAAGTTTCCCCACCCTTTTAAGCTATTCGGAGGGTGAGAGTAAAACAATTCAATGAATTGTTTTACTCAGCAATAAGAAATTAAGACTTGCTGAAAATCAAGTTTCTACGAAACTACTGATTTCTGTCTCACTCCCTTTCTTATTCGTCTTCATCAACCGCATCACCTGTGAGTTGAGCTGCATCTGAAATGAATTGTTTGTATTTATCTTCTTTGGCTAATTTTTTGATGACTTTGTTAACCGTTTTTACCAATTCGCCGCTATCTTTTGGCATAGCTACTGCTTTGGCATCACCTTCGCCTGTTTCAAGAGCAAAGCTTGCTAGGGCTAAGTCAGAATTTTGTGAAAGGTAACCTTCTGCGACTGGTTTTTCCAAATCGACAGCTTGAACTTGACCAGATTTTAATTCATTAATAGCTTCGCCCATAGCTGTTAACGAAACAATGTTAGAATCTGATAGTTGATCTTTTGCCAAACCTTCTTCAATCGTTCCTTTTTGAACTGCCACTTTTAAACCTGACAAACTGTCAACTGATGTATAAGTATCAGCATCACTCGCTTTAACTAAGATAGCATTTTCAGTCTCATAATAGGCATCTGAAAAGTCATAGACTTTGGCACGTTCTTCAGTATAAGACAAACCAGAGATTGCCATGTCAGCTTTTCCTGTTTGAAGACTTGAAAGAACATTATCAAAACTCATTGATGATAGTTCTAACTCGACACCAAGTTCATCAGCAATAGCTTGTGCCAATTCCACATCAGCACCAACAATGGTATCTTTGCCATCAACCAAAGCCTTGAACTCAAACGGGGCGTAGTCTGGGCTGATAGCCACGACTAATTTTCCTTTTTTGACAATTTTTTCTTGTAAATTTTCATTTGATGACGAGCCACAAGCAGCTAACGTCAGCACAGAAATAAGCGCAAGAATCCCTAAAAATATTTTTTTGATTTTCATATTTATTCTCTTTTCTCTTAAACTTATCTCTATTTTAGCTATTTTTTTGCAATACGTCAACGATTTTTTGAATAAAAATTCATTTTGTGAATTGCTCGTATTTTACGGCATTTCCTTAAAATTCTTTCAAACATGCAGATAATAACTGCAAGCCTTGTTTTAGTGTTTCTTGCTGGCAAGAATAGCCTAAACGAACATAGCCTTCTCTGTCAAAACGATTTCCTGGAACCAATAGAACACCATATTTTTGCAATAACGTTAAGCAAAATGCTTCGATTGGAACATTAACATCAAGCTTAACAAAAGATGTCGGCACTTCAGCAGGACGAATGTAAGACGCTTTGGGTTCTGAGGCAATCCATTGGTCAAGAATTGCCAAATTTTCTCTGATAATATGGCGATTTCGTGCCAAAATAGCTTCCCTATGTTTGAGCGCTAAACTAGCTACCATATCATCAAAAATACCCGCACAAATCATGGTGTAATCTCGATACCCTCGTAAAATATCAGTCACCTCACCACAAGCTGCTACCCAACCAACACGAATGCCAGGTAGTGAAAATGTTTTTGAGAGACTATTAACCGAGATTCCCTTATCATATAAATCTACAATAGAGGAAACTCTTTTAGTCGTAAACGAACAATAAACCTCATCTGCCAAAATATAAGCACCACACGATTTAGCAATCGCAACTAACTCCTGCAGATACTCATCGTCCATAACAGCTCCTGTTGGATTGTTGGCATTATTAATGCAAATCATTTTAGTATTTGGGCGAATCAACTGGCGCAACTCATCTAAATCAGGCAACCAATCATTTTCCTCTTTGACTTGCCAAAGGTCAACTTCGGCTCCCAATGATTTCGGAATATCGTACAACTGCTGGTAAGTTGGATAGATAGAAATCACATGGTCTTTCGGTTCAATCAATCCATATAAAACCAACATGTTCGCTCCCGTCGCCCCATTCGTCTGAAGAATCTGACTTTCTGAT
Coding sequences within:
- the mscL gene encoding large conductance mechanosensitive channel protein MscL; the encoded protein is MIKELKKFLFKANVLDLAVAVVIGAAFNAIVTSLVEDVITPLFLNPALKAAGVEKIAELSWHGVAYGSFLSAIINFLIVGTTLFFIVKAAKAASDFGKKYDEVEEETAPTQEELLTEIRDLLKEK
- the rpsU gene encoding 30S ribosomal protein S21 translates to MSKTVVRKNESLDDALRRFKRSVTKAGTLQESRKREFYEKPSVKRKRKSEAARKRKKF
- the dnaG gene encoding DNA primase, producing the protein MGLVRGGDLLAIDKELISEIKNSVNIVDVIGEVVSLTRAGRNYIGLCPFHKEKTPSFNVIEDKQFFHCFGCGKSGDVYKFLEEYRQVSFLESVHLVAERAGISLKIDVQQTQTKPQSPNQILIDIHKDAAKFYNAVLKTTKEGQEAKRYLAQRGLTDELIDYFNIGLSPNEPDFLYQSLAKRYDENVLMGSGLFNLSERTNHVYDAFQNRIMFPLTDDSGQIVAFSGRIWTKEDLENKQAKYKNTRSTALFNKSYELYHLDKARPVMSKKHEVYLMEGFMDVIAAYRAGIENAVASMGTALTPDHVRHLKRYTKKVILTYDGDNAGQNAIAKSLELLKDFNVEIVRVPEQMDPDEFIKKNSPQALANLLENNRISSTEFFIHYLKPENNDNLQAEIAYVEQISKIIAQSPSITAQNSYINMVADLLPDFDYYQVEQSVNSERLQNRSNMQAEVVKQRATVVELPMSKNISAIIKAESQLMHRLLTHDYLLNEFRNRGEFIFDTQELQALYDLLVQQGEVNSYDLAQLDDQTCQMYYRVLEENLPDEIANNEIEEIIDKRDQLLQERDLQKQSKLIRESSNLGDVDAALAALENLIAQKRNME
- the rfbD gene encoding dTDP-4-dehydrorhamnose reductase; the protein is MILVTGANGQLGTELRYLLDERGEEYVAVDVAEMDITNAEKVDEVFAQVKPTLVYHCAAYTAVDAAEDEGKELDYAINVTGTEIVAKAAAKYGATLVYISTDYVFDGKKPVGQEWEVDDTPDPQTEYGRTKRLGEEAVEKYTDRFYIIRTAWVFGNYGKNFVFTMQNLAKTHDTLTVVNDQHGRPTWTRTLAEFMTYLTENQKEFGYYHLSNDAAEDTTWYDFAVEILKDTDVVVKPVDSSQFPAKAKRPLNSTMSLAKAKATGFVIPTWQEALQEFYKQDVKK
- the rpoD gene encoding RNA polymerase sigma factor RpoD, which gives rise to MAKEKEITTFNVQVAEFIRNHKKNGTAVDDEVTEKLVIPFSLDADQIDDLLERLTDGGISITDKEGNPSTKYIVEEPKPEELTDEELLGSNSAKVNDPVRMYLKEIGVVPLLTSEEEKELAVAVATGDLQAKQRLAEANLRLVVSIAKRYVGRGMQFLDLIQEGNMGLMKAVDKFDYSKGFKFSTYATWWIRQAITRAIADQARTIRIPVHMVETINKLVREQRNLLQELGQDPTPEQIAERMDMTPDKVREILKIAQEPVSLETPIGEEDDSHLGDFIEDEVIENPVDYTTRVVLREQLDEVLDTLTDREENVLRLRFGLDDGKMRTLEDVGKVFNVTRERIRQIEAKALRKLRHPSRSKQLRDFIED
- a CDS encoding ABC transporter substrate-binding protein, which produces MKIKKIFLGILALISVLTLAACGSSSNENLQEKIVKKGKLVVAISPDYAPFEFKALVDGKDTIVGADVELAQAIADELGVELELSSMSFDNVLSSLQTGKADMAISGLSYTEERAKVYDFSDAYYETENAILVKASDADTYTSVDSLSGLKVAVQKGTIEEGLAKDQLSDSNIVSLTAMGEAINELKSGQVQAVDLEKPVAEGYLSQNSDLALASFALETGEGDAKAVAMPKDSGELVKTVNKVIKKLAKEDKYKQFISDAAQLTGDAVDEDE
- a CDS encoding metal-sulfur cluster assembly factor gives rise to the protein MSGQKYTEEEVAKIKDRILEALEMVIDPELGIDIVNLGLVYEIRFEQNGHTEIDMTLTTMGCPLADLLTDQIHDVMREIPEVTNTEVKLVWYPAWTVDKMSRYARIALGIR
- a CDS encoding aminotransferase encodes the protein MKLPRFGVEEWLNVHEKEAVYDIAGVSIEALTLQELFELTGVSQEEFYQELLTKKLNYGWIEGSPDFKKAVSNLYHSVSESQILQTNGATGANMLVLYGLIEPKDHVISIYPTYQQLYDIPKSLGAEVDLWQVKEENDWLPDLDELRQLIRPNTKMICINNANNPTGAVMDDEYLQELVAIAKSCGAYILADEVYCSFTTKRVSSIVDLYDKGISVNSLSKTFSLPGIRVGWVAACGEVTDILRGYRDYTMICAGIFDDMVASLALKHREAILARNRHIIRENLAILDQWIASEPKASYIRPAEVPTSFVKLDVNVPIEAFCLTLLQKYGVLLVPGNRFDREGYVRLGYSCQQETLKQGLQLLSACLKEF